TACGGGCTCGGGGAAACCGTGGTGCAGGGGTCGGTGAATCCCGATGAATACCTGATCTTCAAGCCCACCCTGGAGCAGGGCTACGCGCCGATCGTGCAGCGGCGCTGCGGCAGCAAGGCGATCCGCATGGTCTACGCCGACGCCGCGGCCCCGACCGGGGACGGAGCGGTGAGCTGGGCCCATGAACCGGGCCAGGCGAGCACCCGCACCCTGTCCGTGCCGGCGGAGGAGCGGCGCCGCTTCGCCATCAGCGACGCCGAGGCCCTGCAGCTGGCCCGCTGGGCCTGCGCCATCGAGCGGCACTACAGCCAGCGGCGGGGCACGCCCACGCCGATGGACATCGAGTGGGCCAAGGACGGCAACACCGGCGAGCTGTTCATCCTCCAGGCCCGGCCCGAAACGGTGGAGTCGCGGCGCAGCGGCACCGTGCTGCGGCGCTGGTCGCTGGCTGCCCACAACGCCGAGCTGCTGGCCCGGGGAAGGGCGATCGGGGCCTCGGTGAGCAGCGGCCCGGCGCGGCTGATCCGGGATCCCGGCGAGATCCAGCGCTTCCGCCAGGGCGACCTGCTGGTGACCGAGCGCACCGACCCCGACTGGGAGCCGATCCTCAAGCGGGCCAGCGGCGTGATCACCAACCAGGGCGGCCGCACCTGCCACGCCGCGATCATCGCCCGTGAGATGGGGATCACGGCGATCGTGGGCACGGGCGACGCCACCCAGCGGATCCCCGATGGCACGCTGATCACGGCCAGCTGCTGCGAGGGGGACGAGGGCAAGGTGTACCGCGGAGCCGTGCCGTTCACGGTGGAGGAGCAGGACCTGGGCAACCTGCCCCCCACCCGCACCCGGATCCTGATGAACGTGGGCAACCCGGAGGAGGCCTTCAAGCTGGCGGCCATCCCCTGCGACGGCGTGGGCCTGGCCCGGCTGGAGTTCATCATCGCCAACCACATCAAGGTGCACCCGCTGGCCCTGCTGCAACCCGAGCGGGTGACCGAGGCGGCCGAACGGCAGGCGATCGCCGAGCTCACGGCCGGCTACGGGCAGCCCACCGACTACTACGTGGACCTGCTGGCCCAGGGCATGGGCCGGATCGCCGCCGCCTTCCACCCCCGGCCTGTGATCCTGCGCTTCTCCGATTTCAAGAGCAACGAGTACGCCCGCCTGCTGGGGGGCGGGGTGTTCGAGCCCAGGGAGGAGAACCCGATGCTGGGCTGGCGCGGTGCCTCCCGCTACTACGCCCCGGCCTTCCGCGAGGCCTTCGCTCTCGAGTGCCAGGCGCTGCGGCGGGTGCGGGAGGTGATGGGCCTGGACAACGTGATCCCGATGGTGCCGTTCTGCCGCACCCCGGAGGAGGGCGACCGGGTGCTTGCGGAAATGGCCCGCCATGGGCTCGAGCGCGGCCGCAACGGCCTGGAGGTGTACGTGATGTGCGAGCTGCCCAGCAACGTGATCGCCGCCGAGGCCTTCGCCGAGCGCTTCGATGGCTTCTCGATCGGCTCCAACGACCTCACCCAGCTGACATTGGGCCTGGATCGCGATTCCGCCCTGGTGGCCGACCTCTTCGATGAGCGGCAGGCGGCGGTGAAGACCATGATCCAGATGGCGATCCGCACCGCCCGCCGCTGCGGCCGCAAGATCGGCATCTGCGGCCAGGCCCCCAGCGACCACCCGGACTTCTCCGCCTTCCTCGTGGCCGAGGGGATCGACTCGATCAGCCTCAATCCCGACGCCGTGCTGCAGACGCGCCTCTCGGTGGCGGCCATCGAAACGGAGCTCGGTGGCGGCGCCGGCGGGCCGGGAAGGTCAGAGGCCGGGAGCTGAAGGCCGCTCCCCGGGAGCCGGGGGGGGACCCTCCAGATGCACCCGCAGCGGCGGCGCCTGCACCAGGTGGAAGGTGGAGGAGGCGATCTGCACCCGGTCGCCAGAAGCCTCGAAGGCCTCCAGGATGCGCTGGTAGAGATGGTCCTTGGTGGAGCGGCGGCTCTTCACATCCACCACGTAGCGGAGGGTGAACTCCATCCAGTTGTCGGTGAGCACCAGGGTCACTTGGGGTTCCACGCCGGCGTTCTCGAGCAGATACTTCTGCAGCATCTGGCGCCAGGCCGAGCGCACCGTGGCCGTGAACTGCTCGGTGGCGATCTCGGCACCGATCTCCTCGAGGATGCGGCGGGCCAGGCGGTGGTCGCCGCCGTAGGTCACCGGGATGCGCAGCTCGTCCCAGAGGAAGGGGAAGTCGCCGGAGTAGTTGAACACCGGCGACTTGAACACGAAGCTGTTGGCGATGCGCACGATGCGGCCGCTGTAGAGATCGGAGTTCACCCACTCCCCCAGCTCCATCAAGGTGGTGCGCAGGATGCCGATGTCGATCACATCGCCCTTGATCCCGCCGAGCTGCACCCGGTCCCCCGGGGCGTAGAAGCCACCGAAGGAGATGGCGATCCAGCCCGCCACGCTGCCGATCACCTCCTGGAGGGCGAAGGCGATGCCGGCGCCGGCGACGCCGATCGCCACCGTGAGACCGCCGAGGCGGTCCTTGAAGATGACGGTGATGCCCACCAGGGCCAGGAAATAGCCGCTCAGGGCCACCAGCTTGCGGGCGTAGTAGCGCGTGTCGTTGTCGCGCAGGTAGCGGGTGAGGGAGGCCTGGCTGATCCGGATCAGCAGGGTGACCGCCAGCAGCACCAGGCCCGCCGCCATGAACTTGGCCAGCAGCGGATCACTGGTCCAGGCGGGGGCCGTGGCGGGGGAAGGGGAAGCGGCCATGGGAGGGGGGTCGCCGGATGTCAGCCGGATCCGGCGAGCTGGTAGGGCTCACCGGGCACCGGGTCGATGAGGCGATGGGGGCCCGCCCCGGCCGACAGGAGCGCCGCCTCCTCGGCACTGCCCTGCTGCCACAGGGCCCGGGTGAGCAGCCCTTCGAAGCGCCCATCCCCACCGGCGGTGCTGGCCAGCACGGTGGCGGGCCTGAAGCGCTCCAGCAGCGACGGCAGCACCTGCCGGCCCCGCACGAACGCACCGGCCAGGGGCAGGCCCAGGTCCACCACGGGGGTGATCACCGCATCCAGCGGCTCGGCGGGGAGGCTGGGGTCGAGAAAGCCGTGGGGCTCGAGATAGAGGCTGCCGGCCGGGTGGTCGAGGCGGTAGCCGTTCTCCACCTGGGGCACGGGGGCGCCGGCGGTAGCCCGGATCCGCAGATCGCCCAGGCTGTGGCTGTCACCCGGTGCCAGGGCCGTGACGTGACGGAACCCCAGCTCGCCCACGCGGCGGGCCGCCGTCGGTGAAGCCACCACCGGCAGGTGCCGATCCAGCAGCGCCAGGCTGGGGGGATGGCAGTGGTCGGCCAGGCCCTGGGTGAGCAGCAGCAGGTCCAGCCCTTCCGGAACGGGCCAGGGGCGGGGCAGCTGGCCCCGGAAGAACCAGGGGCCGGGGGGAAACTCCAGGGCGCCGGTGAGCCACGGATCCACCAGCACCCTCAGCTGGTCGAACTGCAGCAGCCAGCCGTTCGCTCCGTAGTAGGTGGCCTGCAAGCCGAGCGGCATGGGGAGAGCGAAATGGGGGGGAACCGGGCGGGGAACTCTGCGGGCAGCTGGATCGGACCACACCCGTCCAGACCCTAGAGCGGTTGCAGACGCAGCGGCCGCGCGGTGGGCACCACGATGGCGCCCAGATGCCACAGCTGCACGGCATGGGCCCCGCAGCGCAGCACCGACAGCACCGCGAGGGCGACGCAGAGGGGGCAGTGGGCGAGTCCCATGGCGACGAGGCGGGTGACGGAGACAGGTGGGGGGAGCTGGTGAGGACTCCTGCCTTCCCACCATGGCGGCGCCGGGGAGCCGGCGACGCGATTGCAACGGAACCGCCGCGATCTACAACGGATAGGTCGGACCGGACCCCACGTGCTGCGGCTGAGTGAACTGAAGCTGCCGCTGGACCACAGCGAGGCGGATCTGCCGGCGGCCATCTGCCGGCGACTGCGCATCGCTCCCCAGCAGCTGCGCGAGCACAGGCTGGTGAAGCGCAGCGTCGATGCCCGCCGGGGGCAGCCGATCCGGCTCGTCTACAGCCTCGATCTGGTGCTGGATGTCTCCAGCCGCGAGGAGGAGCGCCTGCTGCGCCGGTTCAGCGGCGACCCCCACCTGCGGCCCAGTCCCGACACCACCTACCGGTTCGTCGTTCCGCCTGCGGTGGAGGGCGAGGTCGGCCGGCGGCGGCCGGTGGTGGTCGGGGCCGGACCCTGCGGCTACTTCGCCGCCCTGCTGCTGGCCCAGATGGGGCTGCGGCCGCTGCTGCTGGAGCGCGGCCAGGCCGTGAAGCGCCGCACCGCCGACACCTTCGGGTTCTGGAAGGGGCAGCTCCCCTTCAACCCCGAATCCAATGCCCAGTTCGGCGAGGGCGGTGCCGGCACCTTCTCCGACGGCAAGCTCTACAGCCAGGTGAGCGAACCGAAGCGCTACGTGCGCAAGGTGCTGGAGGAGCTGGTGGCGGCCGGAGCCAATGCGGACATCCTCACCCTGCACCGTCCCCACATCGGCACCTTCAAGCTGGCCACGGTGGTGCGGGGGCTGCGCCGCCGCATCGAGGAACTCGGGGGCGAGGTGTGGTTCGAGAGCCGGGTGGATGAGCTGATCTGCCGGGCCACCGACCGGCAGGTGGAGGCGGTGGTGCTGGCCGATGGGCGCCGCATCGCCACCGACCACGTGGTGCTGGCGGTGGGGCACAGCGCCCGCGACACCTTCGCCATGGTGCAGCGGGCGGGGGTGGCGATGGAGGCCAAACCCTTCGCCATCGGCCTGCGGATCGAGCACCCCCAGCTCCTGATCGACCGGGCCCGCTGGGGGGAGGCGGCGGGCCACCCGCGCCTGGGACCCGCCGAATACAAGCTCGTGCACCACTGCACGGGAGCCGGACTGGAGGGCCGCAGCGTCTACAGCTTCTGCATGTGCCCCGGAGGCCTGGTGGTGGGAGCCACCTCCGAGCCCGGCGCCGTGGTGACCAACGGCATGAGCCAGCACTCGCGCAACGAGCGCAACGCCAACAGCGCCCTGGTGGTCAACGTGGCGCTGGATGACCTCAGGCCCTACGGCCAGGGTGCCGACGACCCCCTGGCCGGTGTGGCCTTCCAGCGCCACTGGGAAGCCCGGGCGTTCGCCGGCGGTGGCGGCAGCTACCGGGCACCGGCCCAGACCGTTGGAGACTTCCTGGCGGGCAAAAGCCGGTGTGGCCCCGTTGCCGCATCGGCGGGCGTGCTGCCCTCTTACCAGCCGGGAGTGTGCTGGGCTGATCTGAGCGCGTGTCTGCCCGCCCCCGTGGTGGCTGCCCTACGGGAGGCCCTGCCGGCGTTCGAGCGCCGTATTCCGGGCTTCACGACGGCGGAGGCGCTGCTCACGGGCGTCGAGACACGCACGTCGTCTCCCGTGCGGATGCCGCGACACGCCACCAGCCTGGAGAGCCTCAACACGCCAGGGCTCTACCCAGGCGGCGAGGGAGCCGGCTATGCCGGCGGCATCCTCTCGGCGGCCATCGATGGCATCAAACTGGCGGAACAGGTGGCCCTGGCGCTGCAGTCTGGGCCTTCCCGCCCTTGAGCCAAGCCTCGCGCAGCCCCCGTCTCACTCGTCCTCCTCCTCCGAACCGAGCGGCATCAGGCGGATCTGCTTGCGGCCCAGCTTGATCTCGAACTCATCGCCGGGCTTGAGGCCGAGCAGGTCGGTGTAGGCCCGCCCCACCATCAGATTGCCGTTGAACTGCACCTTGGTGGAGAAGCTGAGCTTGCGGCCCCCCTTACCGGTGGATGGGGAGCTGCTGAATTCCACCCCTTTGGCACTGAGCAGGGCCTCGTAGAAAGCCGTGAAATTCAGTCGTTCCGAGCCGTCCTTCTTGGTGGAGACATACCCGCAGGCCCTGACAAGATCCGATTTGCCAACGTCGCCAAGCTCCTTGACTTTATTGAGAAGATCGGTTCCGGTCAGCATAGTAATGCGTATGCACTGCCTGCATTATTACCATCCAAACAACGCTTTAGCAAGGTCGTCAACACAATCATGAGGCTGCAGGTTGTCTGGTTCAGACGCGATCTTCGGCTGGGAGATCACCCTGCACTGCATCAGGCGGCTTCGGAAGGCGCGGTTCTTCCCCTGTTCATCCTGGATCCGGCGCTGTTGCAGCACCCGGAAACCGGCGTCGCCAGAGTGGGAGTGCTGCTCGACAGCCTCGCGGCCCTCGAGCGGGATCTGCAACGGCTTCAGTCGCGGCTGCTGGTGCGCTGGGGCGAGCCCGCCGCCAGCCTGCTGGCCGTGGTACGGGCCTACGGGGCCGATGGTGTGATCGCCCATGTGGACAGTGAGCGCATCGTCGGACGGGTGCGGGATGCCCGGGTGCAACGCCACCTGGAGGAGGCGGGGGTGCCCCTGCGCTGGGTCGAACCCCCGGGGGGGCTCGAGGCCCTGGTGCCCTACCCCGCCTACCGGCGGTTCTGGCATGGGGCGATGGCGGCCGAACCCCTGCCCCCGCCGCCAAGGCTGGCCACTCCCCCACCCCGGGCCGAGGAGCCCCGCTCAGCCGTACCGACCCTGGAGGCGCTCGGGCTGGTCGAGGACGGCAAGCCCCGCCCCCCAGCGGGCAGCGCGGCGGCCCTGCAACGGCTGCAGGCGTTCTGCCGGCAGGAGGTCGCGTCCCGCTACTACTGGCAGCTCAGCTACCCCGCGGCCCGCGCCAGCTCCGGCCTCAGCCCCTACCTGAAGTTCGGCGTGGTCACCCATCGCCAGTGCCTGCACGCGATTGCCCCGCTGCGCCACGGCGACACCGGCCGGCAGCGCAGCTGGCGCCAGCTGGTGAGCCGCCTGCGCTGGGGTGCCGGCATGGCCCAGCGCTTTCGCTACCTGCCCCAGCTGGAGCTGGAACCCCTGTGGCGCTGCCACCGCCACGATGCCGCGCTGACCGGGGCCCAGGAGGAGATGTACCGGCGCTGGCAGGAGGGGAGCACGGGCTTCCCGATCGTCGATGCCGCATCCCGCTGCCTGCTGGCCACGGGCGGCTGGCGCGACCTCAACTTCCGCAGCCGCGCCATCCACGCCAGCTTCCTCACCAACCTCTGCGGCATCGACTGGCGCTACGGCGCCCTGCACTACATGCGACACCTGCTGGACGGTGATTGCCCGATCGACCACTACCAATGGGCCATGCAGGCCGGGGTGACGGTGGGCGGAACCGGGGGGTGGACGCGGATCTACCACCCCGGGCAGGTGGCGGTGGACCGCTGCGATCCCCACGGCATGTTCATCCGCCGCTGGCTGCCCGAGCTGGCCGAACTCACCAATGATCAGCTGGGCATGCCTCCGGCCATGGCGGGCTATCCGCCACCCATGCTCGACTACGACACGGCCAGGCGCGCCCGTCTGCAGGCGCTCGAGGCGCGACGCCAGAGCTGGACCCGAGGCGGTTTCAGCCCGATGCCGGCCGACCTGACGCCCTTCGGGGCGGAGCGGTTCGCGGGGGGCGAGACGGACTGGTGCCGCAGCCACAGCCTGCTGCCTGTGCCCGTGGACATCGACAGCCTGGATCGGGAGGAGCTGAGGGCTCTGGAGAGCTGGTTCGTGATGGGCCGCACGCCGGGCGGCCAGCGCCGCCGCAACGGCAGCGCGGCGCAGCAGCTCAGCCTGTTCGGAGCGGGCTGAGCGGCAACCGGACTGGGCCGGGTGGGATCAAGTGCCCGCCCCGCCCTCGTCAGCCCTGGGACACGATCCCGCTCCACTGCACAGCCTTCACCTGGTCGCGGCGCCAGGAGTGGAACAGCTCCGGCTCCGCCGCCGTGCAGAGGGGACACGTGGCGATCTGCTCCGGCAGCAGTCCAAGCCGCTGCAGCTGGCCATGGGTGGCCGCACGGATGTCGAGCCGATCCCGCCCAGGCTCCGGGTCGCTCAGCAGGGCGCCGCAACCGCGCAGGGCGTCCAGGGCCTGCTCCGGCTCACTGGGGGATGGATCCAGGCCCAGGGCCACCTGTTGGCTCACCTCCCGGAGCACCTGGTAACGCTGGCCGCCGATGGCGGGGCCCATAGCGACACGCAGATCCTCCAGGCGGGTGCCCGCCTGCAGCAGCAGCTCCACAGCCGCCGGCACGATCCTGCCGGCCACGCCGCGCCAGCCGGCATGGCAGGCCGCCACCCGTCCGGAGGCCCCATCGGCCAGCAGCACGGGCGTGCAGTCGGCACCGCAGACCCAGAGGCTCTGGGCACCGGCGTCGCTGGCCAGGCCGTCCGCCTGGGGCCGCGGTTCAGCGGCCGCCTGGCTGGCCGGCAGCACGAGGGATCCGTGCACCTGCACGGTGCGGTGCACGGTGACGCCCGCGCTGAGGTAGCCGGCCAGCACACCCGGCAGCCTTCCCTGCCACTGGCGGCTGAAGAATCCGTGCTCGAAGTCGGCCAGCAGGTCGCACTGCAGGTAGTAACCGCCGTAGCACCCCACCCAGGTCCAACCCGGAAGGGCATTGAAACCGGCGTCGGGGCGATCGAACGGCGCCGCGACCGCCTCAGCCATCGGGCAGATCCCGCAGCAGCCAGAAGCCCTCGAACCGCTGGTCGCTCTCGCGGGCCTGCACGGCGATGAACTGCAACCCGCCCGCCCGCTCGCGGGCTTCGCCGAACGCCTGGCGGGCCGCCTCGGCTTCCGGCGCGGGCAGCGTGGCCAGCAGCCAGCGATCCTCCAGGCCCGCCTCCAGCACCAGCTGGCGCTCCACGATCTCCAGGCGCACGGGCTCCAGACCCGCCAGCCAGCCGGCCAACGCCAGGGCCCGGCTGGCGCTGAACAGGCGCAGACCCGGCACCGGCGCTTCCGGCTCAGCCCCCTCCGGCAGGGGCACCAGGCCGGCGAATCCGGTGTCCCAGTCCCGGGCCCCCGCCAGGGCGCTGACGGGCAGGGTGGCCCAGGCCCAGCTGTCGCCGCGGGCGGCTTCCGGCAGGGGCACCGGCACCGGCCGGATCGCCTGGGGAGGTGGTGCCAGCGGCCCTGCCATGTAGCCCTCCTCCTGGGGATACACCTCCCGTTCCCGCTGCTGGAGCCAGCTCACCAGGGCGTAGGTGCGGCGGCTTGGGATGAGCTCGAGACCGAGTCCTTCGGCCGCACGCTGCACCATCGTGCGCATGGAGGCACGCCAGCAGCGCAGCCTCCGGGGCGGCGCAAAGCCCTCGGCGGCCGCCTGCTCCTGGGCGAGCTGCAGCGATTCCCGCAGCCAGATGGAGTTCACGCTCGAGGCGGGACAGGCCCGCATCCAGCGGAACCCATCCGCCAGGAGGCGGCCGTCTGCGGCAACCGCCGGGGTGGAGCAGATCAACAGCTCCCAGCGCTTCTTGCCGTCGGGCTCGAGGATCGGCCTCGAGTAGAAGTCGAGCTCCCAGTCGGGGCCGACGCCCTGGATCACACCTGACGGCGCGGCAGAGCCGGTCTCACGCACCCCCGTCATCCGGCGTTCTGCTCCTGTTGCCGCAGCACGGACCGGGCCCGGTTGGCCCGGTCGGCGGCCTCGGCCATCACCCGATCCTTCTCCACCAGCAGTTCACCGGGCTGGCCCTCCAGCAGGGCCGTGTTCAGGGCGATGCGGCCCCTGCCGGGATCGAGATCGGTGATCAGGGCGCTCAACCGCTCGCCCTGGCTGAAGGCCTCACGCAGATCACGCAGTTCGGCGCCGGTGACGCAGCTGTGGTGGAGCAGTCCGCTGATGCCGCCGAGGTCAACGAAGAAGCCATAGGGCTTCACGGAGGCCACAACGCCCTCCACCAGCTGACCCACCTCCAGTTCCGCAAAGCGGGCGGCTGTGGCGGCCCGCTTCTCCGAGAGCACGAGCTTGCGGGTGTCGGGGTTCACCTCCAGGAAGGTGACCCCGAGGGTCTTGCCCACCAGGGCCTCGTGGTTGTCACCCTCCTGCAGCTGGGAGCGGGGGATGAAGCCCCGCAGGCCCTCGAGGTCACAGGTGACGCCACCGCGGTTGAAGCCATTCACCTTGACCTGCACCACCTTGCCCTCCTTCTCCAGGGCGCGCACCTTCTCCCAGCTCTGACGCAGGGCGAGGGCGCGGGCGCTCACGGTCACCATGCCGTCGGCGTTCTGCTCCCGGGTGACGAGCACCTCCACCCGGGCGCCCTTGGGGAAGCGCTCCTTGAGGTTGGTGATCACGCCCAGCCCGGCCTCCTTCTTGGGCATGAAGCCCGGCGCCTTGCCGCCGATGTCCACGTACACCCCGTCGCTCTCCAGGCCGATCACCTCGCCGGTGACCACCTCACCGGTGGTGCCGACGAAATCCTGCTCGTCGAGGGCGGCCAGGAAGGCCTGCTCGTCGAAGTCGAACTCATCCACGCTGCGGCTCACGCCCTGGCGGGGGGTGGGGGCGGGCCGTTTCTGGCCGGCGGCGGCATCCGGCCCCAGCAGGTCGGCCATGGTGAGGCCCTCCATGGCCCCCATGTCGAACAGGTCGTCATCGCTGCGGGGCTGGGGCCGCTGCGGCTCCCGCACCGGCTGCTGGGGGGCAGCGGCGGCTGGTGGCTGGGGCGCCACCGGCCCGGCTGCCGGGGCCTCCGAGGCGGACCCTTCAGCCGCGGGCTCGTCCTTCTTGATCATCAGCACCTGGGGAGGCTTGCGCTGGGGAGAGCCGGCCGGGGGTCGTGGCGCTCCCGGTGGCACAGGCCGGGTGGACGGGGCTGGCGGTTGATTGCCGGTTCCGGCCATCTGCGGTGGGGCTGACAGCATCACACTGTAGGGATCGGATTCTTCGCCGACCGAGCCACCCCAGCACCGCCCTCCGGGCGGGGAGTCCTCCGCCATGCCGCCCCAGCCCAAGACCCGCACCTACCCAGGGCAGCCGCGGGAGCTGATGGCCCTGCCCTGGCCCCAGGTGCAGGCCGCCGCCAGCCAGGCCGGCAGCACGGTGATCTGGCCGTGGGGTGCCCTCGAGCAGCACGGTCCCCAGCTGCCGCTGGGCACCGATGCCCTCTTCGCCGACCGGGTGGTGAATGCCGTGCTGGAGCGGCTGCCGCCCGAGCGGCCGATCTGGAGGCTGCCGCTGCAGAGCATCGGCTTCTCACCGGAGCACCAGGGGTTCTGCGGCACCCTCAGCCTCAGCGCCGGCCAGGTGGTGGATCTGGTGATGGCGGTGGGGGGGCAGCTGGCCGCGGCGGGCTTCAGCCGCCTCCTGCTGCTCAATGGCCATGGGGGTCAGATCGGTCTGCTGCAGGCCGCCGCCCGCCAGTTGCGGGCCTCGGCGCCGCAGATGGCGGTGCTGCCCTGCTTTCTCTGGAGCGGCCCGGAAGGGGTGGCCGCCCTGCTGCCCGAGGCTGAACGCCGGCATGGTCTCCATGCCGGCCTGGCGGAGACGAGCCTGATGCTGCACCTCGCCGCCGAGCTGGTGCTGCCGGAGCGACCGTGCGACGGCCTCAGCGCAGAACCCCCACCCCAGGGGTGGAGCCTGGAAGGAGCGGCCCCGTGCGCCTGGCTCAGCTCGGATCTGAGCGCCAGCGGGGTGATCGGCGACAGTGCCGGGGCGAGCGCCGAGCTGGGCGCCGAGCTGTTCGAACGGCTGGTGGACGGCTGGGTGCGCCGCTGCGAGAGCCTGCTGACGAGCCGCTGGCCGCCCACCGCGTCCCTGGCGGCCAAGGACTCTGCCAACGGCCACGGGTCCTGACGCCAGCCCGGATCAGCCCGGGGTGGTTACAGTCTGGCCACTGCCTCGCGTTCAGGAGTCCCATGGCGTCTGTTGCCCACCCTGCTGTCGCCGAACAGCCCACCGACACCACAGCAGCGCTGGCCGACGGACTTCCCGACTTTGGCTGCGCCGCCTACAAGGATGCCTACAGCCGCATCAACGCGATCGTGATCGAGGGCGAGCAGGAAGCCCACGACAACTACATCGCCCTGGGCACCCTGATCCCTGAGCAGGCGGAGGAGCTCGCCAAGCTGGCCCGCATGGAGCTCAAGCACATGAAGGGCTTCACCGCCTGTGCCAACAACCTGGGCGTCACGGCGGACATGCCCTTCGCCAAGGAGTTCTTCGCCCCGCTCCACGGCAACTTCCAGAAGGCCCTGGCCGAGGGCAAGGTGACCACCTGCCTGCTGATCCAGGCCATCCTGATCGAAGCCTTCGCCATTTCCGCCTATCACATCTACATCCCCGTTGCTGATCCCTTCGCCCGGCGGATCACCGAAGGGGTGGTGAAGGACGAATACACCCATCTGAATTACGGCCAGGAATGGCTCAAGGCCAACCTGGCCGAGGTGCGGGACGAACTGGAGCAGGCCAACCGCGACAATCTTCCCCTCGTGCGCAAGATGCTGGACCAGGTGGCAGGAGATGCGGCCGTGCTCCAGATGGACAAGGAGGATCTGATGGCCGATTTCCTCAGCTCCTACCAGGAAGCCCTCATGGACATCGGCTTCACGGGCCGCGAGATCGCCAAGCTGGCGGCTGCCGCTCTGGTCGGCTGACCGGCGGCCCCACGCTCCCATGGGAGGATGTAGCGTCCGCGACATCCTCCCGCATTCCGCATGTTCGGCCTGATCGGTCACTCAACCAGCTTTGAGGAGGCACGGGCGAAGGCTCGCTCCCTTGGTTTTGACGAGTACGCCGACGGTGACCTCGACATGTGGTGCGCGGCCCCTCCCCAGCTGGTGGAGAGGGTGGAGGTGACCAGCCGCACCGGCAAGGTCATCAAGGGGGCCTACATCGATTCGGTCTTCGTGCCCGAGATGCTGCGCCGTTTCAAGACGGCCAAGCGCAAGGTGCTCAAGGCCATGGAACTGGCGCAGCGCTCCGGCATCGACATCACGGCTCTGGGCGGGTTCACCTCGATCATCTTTGAGGACATGAACCTGCTGCGGGAGGAGCGGGTGAGCGCCGTTCACCTGGACTGGCAGCGCTTCACCACCGGCAATACCCACACGGCCTGGGTGATCTGCCAGCAGGTGGAGCGCAATGCCTCCCAGCTCGGCATCGATCTCTCCACCGCCAAGGTGGCGGTGGTGGGAGCCTCGGGCGACATCGGCAGTGCGGTCTGCCGCTGGCTGCAGCGCCGCGGTGTCGGTGATCTGCTGCTGGTGGCCCGGCGGCCCCAACCCCTGGTGGAGCTGCAGGAGAACCTGGGGGAGGGCAGGATCCTCGCGCTGGAGGAGGCCCTGCCGGAGGCCGACGTGGTGGTGTGGGTGGCCAGCCTGCCCCAGAGCCTGCAGATCGACACGACCACCCTGAAACGGCCCTGCCTGATGATCGATGGCGGTTACCCCAAGAACCTGGACGCCAAGGCCGCTGCCGAGGGCATCCACGTGCTCAAGGGCGGCATCGTGGAGTTCTGGCAGGACATCGGCTGGCAGATGATGGAAGTGGCCGAGATGGCCGTGCCCCAGCGCCAGATGTTCGCCTGCTTCGCCGAGGCCATGC
This portion of the Cyanobium sp. NIES-981 genome encodes:
- a CDS encoding FAD-binding domain-containing protein, with translation MRLQVVWFRRDLRLGDHPALHQAASEGAVLPLFILDPALLQHPETGVARVGVLLDSLAALERDLQRLQSRLLVRWGEPAASLLAVVRAYGADGVIAHVDSERIVGRVRDARVQRHLEEAGVPLRWVEPPGGLEALVPYPAYRRFWHGAMAAEPLPPPPRLATPPPRAEEPRSAVPTLEALGLVEDGKPRPPAGSAAALQRLQAFCRQEVASRYYWQLSYPAARASSGLSPYLKFGVVTHRQCLHAIAPLRHGDTGRQRSWRQLVSRLRWGAGMAQRFRYLPQLELEPLWRCHRHDAALTGAQEEMYRRWQEGSTGFPIVDAASRCLLATGGWRDLNFRSRAIHASFLTNLCGIDWRYGALHYMRHLLDGDCPIDHYQWAMQAGVTVGGTGGWTRIYHPGQVAVDRCDPHGMFIRRWLPELAELTNDQLGMPPAMAGYPPPMLDYDTARRARLQALEARRQSWTRGGFSPMPADLTPFGAERFAGGETDWCRSHSLLPVPVDIDSLDREELRALESWFVMGRTPGGQRRRNGSAAQQLSLFGAG
- a CDS encoding creatininase family protein, translated to MPPQPKTRTYPGQPRELMALPWPQVQAAASQAGSTVIWPWGALEQHGPQLPLGTDALFADRVVNAVLERLPPERPIWRLPLQSIGFSPEHQGFCGTLSLSAGQVVDLVMAVGGQLAAAGFSRLLLLNGHGGQIGLLQAAARQLRASAPQMAVLPCFLWSGPEGVAALLPEAERRHGLHAGLAETSLMLHLAAELVLPERPCDGLSAEPPPQGWSLEGAAPCAWLSSDLSASGVIGDSAGASAELGAELFERLVDGWVRRCESLLTSRWPPTASLAAKDSANGHGS
- a CDS encoding Tab2/Atab2 family RNA-binding protein is translated as MTGVRETGSAAPSGVIQGVGPDWELDFYSRPILEPDGKKRWELLICSTPAVAADGRLLADGFRWMRACPASSVNSIWLRESLQLAQEQAAAEGFAPPRRLRCWRASMRTMVQRAAEGLGLELIPSRRTYALVSWLQQREREVYPQEEGYMAGPLAPPPQAIRPVPVPLPEAARGDSWAWATLPVSALAGARDWDTGFAGLVPLPEGAEPEAPVPGLRLFSASRALALAGWLAGLEPVRLEIVERQLVLEAGLEDRWLLATLPAPEAEAARQAFGEARERAGGLQFIAVQARESDQRFEGFWLLRDLPDG
- a CDS encoding S1 RNA-binding domain-containing protein, producing MAGTGNQPPAPSTRPVPPGAPRPPAGSPQRKPPQVLMIKKDEPAAEGSASEAPAAGPVAPQPPAAAAPQQPVREPQRPQPRSDDDLFDMGAMEGLTMADLLGPDAAAGQKRPAPTPRQGVSRSVDEFDFDEQAFLAALDEQDFVGTTGEVVTGEVIGLESDGVYVDIGGKAPGFMPKKEAGLGVITNLKERFPKGARVEVLVTREQNADGMVTVSARALALRQSWEKVRALEKEGKVVQVKVNGFNRGGVTCDLEGLRGFIPRSQLQEGDNHEALVGKTLGVTFLEVNPDTRKLVLSEKRAATAARFAELEVGQLVEGVVASVKPYGFFVDLGGISGLLHHSCVTGAELRDLREAFSQGERLSALITDLDPGRGRIALNTALLEGQPGELLVEKDRVMAEAADRANRARSVLRQQEQNAG
- the pgeF gene encoding peptidoglycan editing factor PgeF gives rise to the protein MAEAVAAPFDRPDAGFNALPGWTWVGCYGGYYLQCDLLADFEHGFFSRQWQGRLPGVLAGYLSAGVTVHRTVQVHGSLVLPASQAAAEPRPQADGLASDAGAQSLWVCGADCTPVLLADGASGRVAACHAGWRGVAGRIVPAAVELLLQAGTRLEDLRVAMGPAIGGQRYQVLREVSQQVALGLDPSPSEPEQALDALRGCGALLSDPEPGRDRLDIRAATHGQLQRLGLLPEQIATCPLCTAAEPELFHSWRRDQVKAVQWSGIVSQG
- a CDS encoding aldehyde oxygenase (deformylating) codes for the protein MASVAHPAVAEQPTDTTAALADGLPDFGCAAYKDAYSRINAIVIEGEQEAHDNYIALGTLIPEQAEELAKLARMELKHMKGFTACANNLGVTADMPFAKEFFAPLHGNFQKALAEGKVTTCLLIQAILIEAFAISAYHIYIPVADPFARRITEGVVKDEYTHLNYGQEWLKANLAEVRDELEQANRDNLPLVRKMLDQVAGDAAVLQMDKEDLMADFLSSYQEALMDIGFTGREIAKLAAAALVG